CTGCGTATGTACACAGTAACGGTATTCTCATCGCCGTAGGCGGCATATCCCCAGATCGCATCAAGCAATTGGGATTTGGAAAAAACCTGATTTTTGTGATTTGCCAGATGAAACAGCAATTCAAACTCCTTAGCGGAGAGAGAAACCTCATTCCCGTCGACGGTGACCTTATAGGCTTTCTTGTCAATTTGGAGGTTACCCAGACGCAGTATATGGGTGTGATCTTGTTCTGTGCTCACACTATCATATCGTCTGAAATGAGCATTGATGCGGGCGAGTAACTCGCTTAGGGAGAATGGTTTGGTCATATAGTCATCCGCCCCGAATCCAAGCCCGAGCACCTTATCCGTATCACTTCCCCTCGCACTCAGAATGAGAATGGGGATGTTATTTCGTCTCCGAATTTCGCGGCATACATCAATGCCATCCATATCCGGAAGCATGATGTCCAGAATGATATAATCCGGCTGCAACATTTCCATCATCTGCAGGCCGTCCTGGCCATTACCGGCTACTGCCGCTTCATACTGATTCTTCGTCAAGTAGTCTCGTAGAATACGCGAGATATCGTGCTCATCCTCGATAATGAGAATTTTACGTTTAGAATTCATGTTAAATCGCTCCAGATAGTAGAGTGGTAGAGTATAAGACTAACCTATGTATGAAATTGTAAGAATACTATATTTTAACTATACAGGTTTGTTCCCATGAAGTCATGGGAAGTGAAAGAGGTTTTGGGAAGAAGTTTCGGAAAAAGAAAGCAGCCGATTGAAAATCAGCTGCTTTCATCCTGAAATAAGGAGAGAATTTGAAATTCAATGGCACCTAGACATGCTCCAAATCGATGGATTGATGGGCCTGGGATTTGAGATATTCAGCCGGGGACATTCCAAAATGGGATCGGAATACCCGATGAAAATAGGAATAGCTTGCAAAGCCGCATGTTTCGGCAATATGCTCCAAGGTCATATCGCTGTACTTCATACGCTCTAAGGCAGCGTTCAGCCGAATCTCAATTGCATACTGAATCATCGTTTGTCCATAGTGCTCCTTAAACAATCGAACTGCACGAGACAGGCTAAGTCCTGCGTAGCGGGCGGCTTCTTCGAGTTTAAATGTGACAGTAGCATGTTCTTCAATGAATCGTTTCAGCTTCAGTGTCGAGGACACAGAACGATCCGTCTGGATATTCTCCTTGATGGCCCGATCGATATACAGGCACAAACCGCGCAGCAGTGCATCACTCAGTTCTATATTTTCCTCCAGCGGTCCACGCCGTTTCTCCAGGAGCATATTGCGCCAGAGGCTGATCAATTTATCATCCAGTCCGATGTGGCTCACCGTGGATCGATGGTGACGCTTCCACCAGCTATCAATCCATTCCCCTTCACAGAACAAGTAATAGTCTCCGCTGGACAACCTGCCCTCCTTGTGAGGCTCTTCTACCACAAGGTGATAATCGTCCCCGGGTTTGAGCAGCAGTAAATCCCCGCCAGTCATCTTAAATTCTTCATCCTGCACATATACCTTGCAAGAACCTTCAGTTTGCAGACGGAACAGATAAGTCTGCAACTCGCCCTTCATATTATGGTTGAACGCCTTGTAATGATATGAGTAATCACAGATCAGCACTGAGGTTTCCAAATGATGTATCCTCCAAATTTAAAAATTTGATCAGATAGTTCATGTTCTGACGATATTGTATATGTTCATTCTAGCCTGTTTTGCGTTAGGATGATACCAGATAGAGCAATGAAAGCAAATTTGAGAGCAGAGGTGCATCTATTATGAAAAAACTTAATATTGGTTTGCAATTGTTTACACTCCGTGATGAAACTGCAGCAGATTTCCGTGGAACGTTGCGCAAAGTAGCAGAGCTTGGTTATGAAGGTGTTGAATTCGCCGGATATGGTGACATTCCTGCCGAAGAAATGAAAGCGCTATTGGATGAGCTTGGACTAAAAGGTTTTAGCAGCCACGTTTCATTGCATGCCATGCGTGAAGATTTGCAACAACAAATCGATTACCTCAAAACGATTGGGGCTCAATATATGATCTGCCCTTACCTGATGCCTGAAGATCGTCCAGAGAATGCAGAAGGCTGGACCAAACTGTTCAACGAATTGCAGCAATATGGTGCTGAAGCGACTAAACAAGGTCTGATCTTCGGTTATCATAACCATGATTTTGAATTCCACGGTCAGGTTGGCGACGAAAATGCCTTTGATGCGATGTTTGCTCAAACGACACCTGAAGCGGTTCAAGTGGAAATGGACGTATGTTGGGTACAATTTGCCGGACAAAATCCGATTGAGTATATCAACAAATATGCAGGCCGTCTGCCGTTGCTTCACTTGAAAGACTTCAGCAAAGATGAACAGGGCCAGATGAAGACATTGGAACTGGGACAAGGTTCCGTTAATCTGCCAGCTGTCATTGAAGCGGCTACAAGTGCAGGTGTAGAATGGCTGATCGTGGAACAGGACGTTTGCCAGAATCCACCGCTTGAAAGCGTAGCCAACAGCCACAACTGGTTGAAGCAAAATTACTTGAACCAATTCTAATTTAATTGTCAAAGGAGACATTTATACATGAGTAAAATTAAAGTTGCTGTATTCGGCTGTGGTGCTATTGCCGAGCGCAGACATATTCCAGAGTATGCTGCCAATGAGAACGTAGAACTTGTCGCATTTGCCGATCCGATCGTGGAGCGTGCGGAGAAGATGGCCGAAACTTACGGCGGTAAAGCTTACTCCAGCTACGAAGAATTGCTTGCAAACGAAGAAGTGGATGCAGTCAGCGTTTGTACGCCGAACTATCTGCATGCCTCGATGGCCATTGCTGCTGCAAATGCCGGTAAACATGTACTGGTGGAAAAACCGATGGCGGTTACAACCGAAGAAGGCGAGCAAATGATTGAAGCTGCCAAGAAAAACGGTGTGTATCTGATGGTTGGACACAACCAGCGCTTGATGCCTCCACACGTGAAAGCCAAAGAAATCTTGGACTCCGGCAAACTTGGCAAAGTCCTGAATTTCCGTACTTCCTTTGGTCATCCGGGTCCGGAAGGCTGGAGCGTAGACGGTGCAGAAAGCTGGTTCTTCCGCAAAGAAGAAGCGATTATGGGTGCCATGGGTGACCTGGGCGTGCACAAATCGGACTTTATTCGTTATTTGTTGAATGACGAAGTATCCGAAGTTGCTGGTTTTATCAGCACATTGCACAAGGAAAACACCAAAGTTGACGATAACGCGACATGCTTGCTTCGTATGAAGAGCGGTGCAATCGGTACGCTGGTAGCGAGCTGGACACAATACAGAGCAGGAGATAACAGTACGGTTCTGTGGTGTGAAAATGGTGTGATGAAGATCGGAACGGTAGAAGGCGACGAGGTTATTGTTGAGCTGACTAACGGTACGGTTGAAACATACAAAGTTGGCGCAATGGCTACCAACGAGAAACAAGTACCGAGCGGCGTTATTGACGCATTTGTAGAGTCGATTGTAACGCAAACACCGCCAAGCATTTCCGGTGAAGAAGGTCTGCGTTCCCTGCAAGTGATTCTGGCAGCATTCGAATCCGAAAAAACGGGTCAGATCGTGAAGCTGTAATCGTAACGATATCATCGTCATTACTTTAATTCGTTTGACTATCTAATATTAAAAAGGGGTTACCTCCAGAGAAATATTTCTGGCGGGTAGTCTCTTTTTATTACTTTTCTCATGACAACCAGGATGGCTTGAATACGTAATGATGTTAAACCGATAGTTGGAATCTCAAAAGGGACTGACCACCGCGACATTGCGGATAAGTCAGCCCCTTAACCTTTAAGGTTGGGTCACAAAGCATATTTAAATTTAAACGCTTGGCTTCACATGACTGCCCAGGTCCAGCCAATCCAGTTCCTCACGGGTTAATGTGATGCGAGAACCTTCGTCACAGGAGAGCAGTTCCGCCCGATTTTGAGCGCCAATCAGCGCACATGTCGGGAAGGGTTGGTTCAATACATAAGCAAGTGCAATCTGAATTGGCGTGGTATTTTTCGACGCTGCCAATTGTTCCGCCCGGTGCAAACGTTCCCAGTTGCCGTCACTGTAAAATACACGAACAAGATCTTCATTATCCCGCACTTCAGGTGTGAATCGTCCGGTAAAGAAGCCGCGAGCCTGGGATGACCAAGACAGCAATGGAAGCTTGGTGCGCTCATGCCATGCCAACGTTTCTTCGTCTGCCGATACACATCCTGCCCAGAACGGTTCGTTTGCTTTGGCAAGACTGAGGTTAGGACTGCTGAATGTGAAACCTTTCAGACCGTTAGCTGCAGCATAAGCGTTAGCTTCCTCCAGCCGCTGCCAGGTCCAGTTGGAGGCGCCAATCGCGCCGATTTTGCCGGATTCAATATGTTCATTCAACGCTTCGAGAATTACGCCAACCGGAATGTTGGGATCGTCCCGATGCAGGGCATATAGCTCCACATGTTCCGTTTGCAACCGTTCCAGACTGGTAAGAAGGTCGCTGCGGATAGCATCAGCGTTAACGCGTGGGCCGTTCTGGTCATGATGCGCACCTTTGGTCAAAATAACGATCTCGTTACGGTTACCCCGTTCCTGCATATAACGTCCGAGCACTTCTTCACTCTGCCCGCCACAATAAATATGCGCGGAGTCAACGGTATTACCGCCAATCGCCAGGAATGCATCCATGTTCGTAGCTGCTTTTTCATAGGCATCATGGTAGAAATAATCGGTTCCTTTAATTAATCGGGAGATAGGTTTGCCTGCACCAGCAATTTCAATGTATTCCATAATTCAGTTCATCCTCTCTTTTTATAGTGTAATTCGTGTACGTTCTTCTGCTGAACGAAGACAAGCTTCGAGTACTTTCATATTGGCTACAGCATCGGATGGAGCGAAGCGCAGAGCTTTACCTTGAAGTACAGCTCGTGCCATGTCGTCTCCCTGGAGGGAGTAGTGATTCACCTGTGGAACTTCAATCTCCTTACGCTCACCGTCAACAGTTACGAAGAAGTTGGAGCCCCGGTCCGGATTGCTGATATAAGCAGAAGGAACCTCGATGATGCCATCTGATCCAAGCACTTCCAGTGTGTTGCGGAAGGCTGCCCACATGCTGCTGTCAAAGGTTACGCCAATATGATTGTCAAACTCAAGCAGGCCGGAAGCCATCATATCCACATGACCATGCTCAGGGGAGAACATGCCAATGACGGTTGCCGCGGATGGCTCTTGGCCAAGCAGCAAGCGTGCTGCACTGATGGAATAACAGCCGATATCATACAGTGAACCGCCGCCCCAATCACGCCGGAAGCGAACATTACCTGTCGCACCGGAACTGTTGAACGAAAATGTACTATGAATGCCGCGGATCTCACCAATTTCTCCGCTGGCGATAATATCTTTAATTTGATCATAACGTGGATGGTGTCGGTACATGAGAGCCTCAGCGAGATGCACACCAGCGTCTTCGCAGGCTTGCACCATCTCCTGAGCTTCCTGCTCCGTCAGTGCCAGTGGCTTCTCACACAAAATATGTTTACCGGCTTCTGCGGCACGGAGTGTCCATTCCCGGTGCAGATGGTTCGGAAGCGGAATGTAGACCGCATCAATGGAATCGTCAGCAAGTAAAGCTTCATAGCTGCCATAGGCTTGAGAAATGCCGAGTTGGTCAGCGGTTTGTTTCGCTTTTTCTTCATCCCGGCTGGCAATGGCGGTTACTTCATTCAACTCGGATTGCTGCAAACCTGGAATAACGGATCGCACGGCAATGCTAGCGCTACCAATAATTCCCCAGCGCAATTTTCGATCTGAATTCATTTGTTGTTTCCTCCTATGAATGAATGTATATTGTGATTATAAGTAATAGATGAATGAATGAAAATGATAATATATTGAAATGAGTTAACACAATATTGTTGAGAAAAGAGAATAGGCTATGATGAGACAGACTGTATTGCTAACCCTACAGGATATTCCGTATTTTTGTTATCCAGAATCCGT
Above is a window of Paenibacillus sp. E222 DNA encoding:
- a CDS encoding Gfo/Idh/MocA family protein; translation: MSKIKVAVFGCGAIAERRHIPEYAANENVELVAFADPIVERAEKMAETYGGKAYSSYEELLANEEVDAVSVCTPNYLHASMAIAAANAGKHVLVEKPMAVTTEEGEQMIEAAKKNGVYLMVGHNQRLMPPHVKAKEILDSGKLGKVLNFRTSFGHPGPEGWSVDGAESWFFRKEEAIMGAMGDLGVHKSDFIRYLLNDEVSEVAGFISTLHKENTKVDDNATCLLRMKSGAIGTLVASWTQYRAGDNSTVLWCENGVMKIGTVEGDEVIVELTNGTVETYKVGAMATNEKQVPSGVIDAFVESIVTQTPPSISGEEGLRSLQVILAAFESEKTGQIVKL
- a CDS encoding response regulator transcription factor, which produces MNSKRKILIIEDEHDISRILRDYLTKNQYEAAVAGNGQDGLQMMEMLQPDYIILDIMLPDMDGIDVCREIRRRNNIPILILSARGSDTDKVLGLGFGADDYMTKPFSLSELLARINAHFRRYDSVSTEQDHTHILRLGNLQIDKKAYKVTVDGNEVSLSAKEFELLFHLANHKNQVFSKSQLLDAIWGYAAYGDENTVTVYIRRLREKIEADPSHPSVLKTVWGVGYKFNYE
- a CDS encoding aldo/keto reductase; the protein is MEYIEIAGAGKPISRLIKGTDYFYHDAYEKAATNMDAFLAIGGNTVDSAHIYCGGQSEEVLGRYMQERGNRNEIVILTKGAHHDQNGPRVNADAIRSDLLTSLERLQTEHVELYALHRDDPNIPVGVILEALNEHIESGKIGAIGASNWTWQRLEEANAYAAANGLKGFTFSSPNLSLAKANEPFWAGCVSADEETLAWHERTKLPLLSWSSQARGFFTGRFTPEVRDNEDLVRVFYSDGNWERLHRAEQLAASKNTTPIQIALAYVLNQPFPTCALIGAQNRAELLSCDEGSRITLTREELDWLDLGSHVKPSV
- a CDS encoding Gfo/Idh/MocA family protein yields the protein MNSDRKLRWGIIGSASIAVRSVIPGLQQSELNEVTAIASRDEEKAKQTADQLGISQAYGSYEALLADDSIDAVYIPLPNHLHREWTLRAAEAGKHILCEKPLALTEQEAQEMVQACEDAGVHLAEALMYRHHPRYDQIKDIIASGEIGEIRGIHSTFSFNSSGATGNVRFRRDWGGGSLYDIGCYSISAARLLLGQEPSAATVIGMFSPEHGHVDMMASGLLEFDNHIGVTFDSSMWAAFRNTLEVLGSDGIIEVPSAYISNPDRGSNFFVTVDGERKEIEVPQVNHYSLQGDDMARAVLQGKALRFAPSDAVANMKVLEACLRSAEERTRITL
- a CDS encoding AraC family transcriptional regulator, with protein sequence METSVLICDYSYHYKAFNHNMKGELQTYLFRLQTEGSCKVYVQDEEFKMTGGDLLLLKPGDDYHLVVEEPHKEGRLSSGDYYLFCEGEWIDSWWKRHHRSTVSHIGLDDKLISLWRNMLLEKRRGPLEENIELSDALLRGLCLYIDRAIKENIQTDRSVSSTLKLKRFIEEHATVTFKLEEAARYAGLSLSRAVRLFKEHYGQTMIQYAIEIRLNAALERMKYSDMTLEHIAETCGFASYSYFHRVFRSHFGMSPAEYLKSQAHQSIDLEHV
- a CDS encoding sugar phosphate isomerase/epimerase, which gives rise to MKKLNIGLQLFTLRDETAADFRGTLRKVAELGYEGVEFAGYGDIPAEEMKALLDELGLKGFSSHVSLHAMREDLQQQIDYLKTIGAQYMICPYLMPEDRPENAEGWTKLFNELQQYGAEATKQGLIFGYHNHDFEFHGQVGDENAFDAMFAQTTPEAVQVEMDVCWVQFAGQNPIEYINKYAGRLPLLHLKDFSKDEQGQMKTLELGQGSVNLPAVIEAATSAGVEWLIVEQDVCQNPPLESVANSHNWLKQNYLNQF